DNA from Branchiostoma floridae strain S238N-H82 chromosome 15, Bfl_VNyyK, whole genome shotgun sequence:
ATTGGATACCTACCACACTTGGCATCACTTTTAGCCCCTCTCAAGTGAATGGACTTGCTTTTTGTttgagacaaagagagagagagaccaaaTGTACAAGCTAgcatatctgtccttggttctgaacgCCATCTACACaggcacgcacacatacacacacacacacacacacacacacacacacacacacacacacacacacacacacatgatctTTGTGAATGGTACATTCCTCTGTATTTAAGTGTTAAGCTGAAAGAATATGATCCTGGACAGTGTCTATGCTGTATAAGTATAAAACAAAGGCAAAATGCCTAACTGAATTACACGTGTAACgtcttgtaatatttatcatCATGAGTCATAACACTATAAAGTGTTCTTTCATTTAACaacttgtttctttcttctttttaccTTTCTGGAGCCAGACACCTGTGGCGGCAGTGGAAGGCTCTTCACACCGTCCGAGGTGAAAATGGCGAAGTCGTTCTGACTGTACCAGGCTCGCACGTACCAGACGTACGTTACACGTGGCTCAAGGGATGCTGTGGTGAAATAAAGGTACACAATATCATTTGTCATGACCTTTACATAAGCAATGCATGTAAAAGACATTTAGAAGTAGAACAAAACGAGCTGAACCAAGCAGATAACTGAAATCACATTTAAGGTGAAAACTGACATGGTTGAAATTGTTGCAACTGATGAACTCTTTTGGTTAACTTAAAGGTTAGGAACTGCAAACTAAGGCACCAAAATCTATCAGTTCTCGCTGTTTAAAAACTGTAGGAAAGCTAATGGTCCATGGAAGCGGTACAACTCTCCTGGTAGTCCAACAGTTATATATTTTCTCATGATAAGGGGGATTAGACTTCTTAGCTCCTCATTGTACAGTCTTTCAatcacaaacacaccaaaatcaTTTAGCAATAAAATGTTACACCTACCGTAGGTCCCTTCTCTTCTTAGGGTCAGAACTGCTGACGTCCGACTGCCGACGTCATGCCATATCCGGTCTGTACTGGTGTCAAACACGTGACTTCCGGCAACCTCCCCAGCCAGGCCTGCACTCCACTCATATCTGTCATTGATTATAAAATAGGGTTCATTGATTCCAGTATAGAAATAACCAAACATGTGGCACTTCATGAAATAGAATGATGCAACTTCTGTTTTATTCAAACCGGAAAAGCAGGAATAAAAATGCTATGTAGCCATCATATTGCCTCAGTCCATAGGCTTACATCTGCATTGGATTTATACCAAGATTATGTTGAGGTGTCAAAAGTAACTTCAAACTAAGCCTTGCTAGGGACTACATTTAAAAAGCAAATGGTAtagaaaacattacatgtacagaacagagAACTGTTGCAATAATAAGTAATTACGTTGTGTTTTGTTTAGTCTGAATTATAAGACTAGAAAATTCTACAACACAATCAAACCTTTGCACTGGAATCCTGCTGTCCTGCTCTGCACTCCACATTGCAGCGAGAGAAGTTGAAGATCGGGTGAAGTTGACGTCCTGGCCAGGTGGAGCGCTGGTACGGAGATCCAAGGTGTCAAGAACTTCAACTGATGTGTACTGAGAGTTTCCTGTAAAATGATTTGAAGTTGTACGTATTTTGTCTAATTAAGGTAAAAGAATGGTACATAACAGTGTATTTTTGCATTAGAAATAATTATTTTAGATTATAGACTGAGCTCTCCAACAAAACTGCTCTTAACTTATAGTCATAAACaattttatctatttcatttgaGTTATTTTCTGAATTGATACGGAGAAGCAGAAACTAAGAAGAACGATTCAACACATTTCTCATGTGATGATTTTGCACATATGTATATCTTTCACACGACCATGCGGCTGTTGACTTCAGATCATGAACTCATCAATGcgagaagattttttttatgcAAAAGACATCAATGATGTCATACCAGTGACTTCATTGCAGGCAGCACTGAGAGGTTGACATTTCTGGTTACtcggtgcgcatgtgcagtgcCCCTGGCAGGACTGCGCCTCGCACCTGCGCACTAGATCCAAAACTCCACTCGTTGGGTTAGAGGGGACGGTTTCAAAAGTTGCGTGTGCTACATCTCCGTTTAGTCCAACCTGGGGGGAACAACcaagaataaaacattttcaaaaatctgtAGATAAGCATTTTCAGTCATTTCCTATGAAAATCACCAAAAGAAGAAGCGATCAACACGTTGCATTATGTGCAAAAACGTTGCTTTATAAATGTTTCCACCAAATCCCCGATTCAACTTTCTTTTGTAATAAGAATCTATATGTCACATACTTATCCTTTGCATTCTTTGCAATTCTTGAAATCTAACTATAGTTCAGAACATCTATTGAATACCATATGACAATATACATTACTACTCACCGTATTGACTGCCCATAGTGAGATATAGACCCTTTCTCCAGGCACCAAGTCCCTGCTAACTGGCACAGTCCCCAGCTGCACCCGGCCTTCTCCTGACGACTCGAAACTGCCAGTATGGTTCACTCTTACAGTGCCATCCTGGGAATAGAATGAGATAAcgtattttctatcaaaaaggTTTGTGCATGCCTTGTTAGCATTTTAAACAATACACACAAGAATGCAAATAGAAACGCTAttgttttgtaatattttcagtaccacggacagttCTTTTTTGTATATACCAGCACTGTAGATGGCAGGTGATGTcgtattttgtacatgtatattttgaatTACACGCAGGGAAGGAAAGTTTAGAACTTTTCTAATAGACATGCATGCTCTCTTAACATACAAACATGGTGGGCAGCAAACTTCATGTTGATCTCATAGCTGAAACCACTTTAAACTTTGTAAGGTCCATGCATGTAGCCAATCAGTATCCTACCTGTGTCAGATCAGTGCCACTATAGAACGTCCCCACAGTGACCAGGTAGTGGTCTATGCCGCTGTGAGGATCAGCGAACCCCAGCCAGGCCAGCCGAAGGTGTGGCCCGGTTGAGCCAATGGTCTGCCAGTACGTCATGTGACCGTCTACGTCACGTCCCAGTGCTGTCACGTGATCAGTGGCGACGGCAAAGGTGCCGACTGTTGGAGGCGAGGAGTCAACCTGGGAGGaggaatttgtaagtttggttCTTCATTCACTTTCTTTGGAATAAAATATGTAGAGAGCGCTACCTAACTGTTCAAAAGAAGTTGAACGTCTGGTTTccaaaagttgaaaaacttaCAGTACAGACTCTAAACGTTTTCTTTACCCCTAAAACAATGAATTTGAAAGATAAACAATAAAGTATCAAGGGCTAGCATAATGCTGTTACTTCCTCTTGATGCCAAATCTATATTGATTATTAGCCAGCTAATGATAGATATTGAGGGACTTTCTTCCAGGCAATTGCTTGCTATTTTTCATCACTTTAGTCCCTCCAGATGCTTCTTAACATACCATGTGTCCTAGTGACTCCCTCGTTGTGCACAACATTGCGGCGTTACATGCCGTCACTTTGACGTAGTATGTGTCTCCGTCGTGCAGCGTCAGGTTGGAGAAGGCGTGGCCGTCGGCGTCGCCTGGCAACCGGACCGGTTCCGTGACCAGGTCAGACTGATGATGGGTGTACAGGCTGATCACGTGGTACAGCAGCGGGCTCTCCTGATCAGCAAAGTCCCACGTGGCCTGTAAGGTATCTCTCCAAACCTGAAAGACACGGTATGTTTAAACTTAAGACAAATGTCACATTGAATTTTGCAACAGCAAAAAGCGTAATACACGACAGTTATTAATCTACCCTTCGTAAAGTTACGTTTTTCAGCttgaaatgtacaataaaaattcAAATGTGCATTCATCtataaaacaaaactttgttGGTCTATGCAATTAGCAATACAACGAATTAGAGTTTGCAATCGTTTGAatgtttcgtttttttttttgcctcatGGTTTATATACTGGCAACAGTATTGAGTTTCCAAAACATAGAAAAGGGCCTGGCAAAAACTTTCCAACTACCACGGTGGATATCTATAACATACCTGGGTATTTGGTACCAATGACCCGAGTGTAGAGTCAACAATAGGGTTGGTTACCGATGACGGCGCGGTGTTGTCTACAGTAAAGCCGTTAGACGATCTCTCAACCCAAAGACCTGAGTATGGATTAATATTTGTGTGATATCTTTTAGTCAAGATACATGAAACATGCACCTATACATTCATTACAAAATATAGGTTTAATAACTTCACGAAATGCTAGAAATATCTATCAAAGATGCTGAAAGCATAGCCTGCATACTCACCTGCTTTATTGTACGCCCTAATGGTCACGAACAGCGGAACCCCCAGCGGCAGTGGCGGGTCTAAGCCCGAGGCGAAGGCTTGCTCAGACAGGTGCAGCCCGGTAGACGGCAGGATGTCCTCAGCACCGGCACTGGTGCCCACCCTCCACTCGTAATGGGACAGTCCGGTGTGGGGGTCGTGGAAGTTGAAACAATGGGCCCGTATTGTCGTTCTGTCGAAGATATCAAAAagcatttcatatttcataataaaaAATGTACCAGTTTTTACCATGGTAGCTGTATGGGAGAAAACTGCCCTATTATTCATCATTTtcaacacataaaaaatgtttgtaaagcaatcattcttcttctttcaaagAGAAAAGTCTGCCTTTGGTCCTGTGCATGGCAACACTATGTGGCCCATTCATGGGCATTATAGGCCCACGCATTCTCTACCATTACTTGGTGACCAGGATAAGAAAACAATGAATGTCAAGTCCCGTTCTACCTGGACGCCTGGTACTGAATATCTCCATCGCTGTTCCCGTCCAGTACGAGCCCGGCCAGAGGAGGGGAGGTGTCCGGGACGACTCCATCAGAACTCACGGTGGTGCAGAGGTCCGCGGTGTTACAGGCCGTCACTGTCACAATGTACTTAACTCCTGGCTGGAGGTTCAGGTCAGTTGCGCTGAcgtctgcatttttttcaaaagatggAAAATCACGTTGATCCAGCATGATGGTTTATTGAATAGCTAGTTTTCCGATAGTCATGGTAAGGGGGAAATTTACAGAtgctatgtatatgtatactatACGGTTCAATGTCAGTACTTTTGGACATAGACAATGAACTACAAGTTGCCGTCCCGTCCTAAGGCTTCAAACCCTTCCTTGTATGTTGGCTGACCTTCTGATTTAGTTTCAAGTAAAGGCGCTAACCACTGGCGCATGTCTCCTTGCAAGGAACATTTATTGAGCTTAAAGACCAAGCTGAGGAGCCCATTGCAAGCAGGGCACAGTGCGATCAAGGCTTATCTTAACAAATTCTAAATACGGTTCATTTGCATGTTTACCGGTAATGAGTCCGACATGTTGTTcctccatgacgtcatcacacccCGAGCACGTGCCGACCATCCACGAGTACTCGGCGATGTCGGTGTGCGGCTCGCGGAAACCGCCCCACGTGGCGCTGATGGTGGACAGGTTGTGCTATACAATATTAATGTAtgatgttgtttatttattgtctAGACCTCTCATTAAGCATTGAAAAGAAATGCAAAGTTGAGGAATGGAAGGAAGGAAAACTACTGGGAAGAAAGAAATGAGAGAGGGAAGAAAGGAACGGGGAcggaaggaaaaagaaagaagaaggagGAAATGAAGAAAGTCAAGACAAAACTGAGGAAAGATCATCAGTTACATGATGACAAGAGCCTAAAAGATGCACTTTGAGTCGAATGCTTTACTAACTTTACTTTACTAACCTTGCTGTTCAAATGATTATAACCTTTAATGTCACTAAAAGCGAACATCGACCATCTATGAATCTACCTAACATGTAGAAAGCTGTAAAGACGTTTACCTGATAGTCGATGTCCTGCTGCCTTCCATCACGCACGAACCCAGGCAGGGGAGGGGACGCCTCCACTACAAACCCACACTAAAAACATAATCCTCATATTCTATTACAGACGTATTTAAAACGTGGACGACTACAATGACCTTTACCTGATAGTCGATGTCCTGCTGTCCGCCATCATTTACGAACCCAGTCAGAGGTGGGGACGCCTCCACTACAAACCCCCAGGACGAGGCTGTGGCGGCCAGACCCGCCCGGTTCGTGGCCTGGGGAAGGAAAATGTGGCAATTGTACCTGGAGGGCCcaaatgtcatttctttctctgATGCTATATGTAatctactactactgtcagtcagtctacaCAGACTTtaactcattcattcacaaaGGCTTATTAAGCAACTGCTGGTCTAATGGACGTTGTTATGGGTTTAGAAAATCTAAACATTTTTTCATCAAGTCGAATACTTAAGCAAATGACGAACATTACTAAAAATAATGAGATCTAAACATGGGTCATgatgtttacaaacaaacaaatacaagtTCAAAAAAGCTTCCTGAAAACTTAAGCTGCTTAACAGAGTTAACGCATGCCATATGCCATTGTTATGAATGTACAACTAGTTGTGTCGACTCGACTGTGTAAACCCACTATGGTTCCAAAACAACGGGAGGCGCACCTTGACTGTAACAAAGTAGGTGTGTCCCTCCAGAAGTCCCAGGCTGGTGCTGGGGTCGGATGACGCCTGTTCCTCTGGACCAACGTCATCGTAcgacatgacgtcatcatggcCAGGCTGTGACCCAATGCACCAGGCATAATCTCTCACTCCTTGAGACAgagaaatttaagaaaaatatttgttttacaCAGAATAAAGTACATCATTCTCTCTATGACTGAAATTTAGATAAGATACGTGACAGATAAATCAATGAATTAATTCTAGTGGAGGAACTAGTATAATCTAAATGAATTTTGATTTGAGAAAAAAAGCTATCATTTTCGTCCACTGTTGTGAACACAGAAAAGGAAAATCTACCCTGTGTGGTTTTTACAATCGTATTCTAGACGAATCAAAATTGTAGGAGATAGCAAAGACAGCTCCATTCAATCCAATATAGACTTTTTCAAACTTACCACTCTCTAGATCGAAGAACAGCCCGTCCCAGTTGACTGACACCACGTCAGTAGACATGAGGTACCGCCCTCCCACGTCTATGCGGGTGTTCGTGACAGACGGAGGTGTTGTGTCGATGGTTAACCCTGGAGACGTCGCCGTTGCTTGAAGCCCAACATGATCAGTCGCTGGGAAAATGTTTAGAAGTAAACGATAATTTAACTCCTGAAAATACTGACggaaatgttgtattttcatTGTAGGTCATCGTGCTGAAGATTCTTTGAGGAGGGGCACACGCCACACTTATCAATGAGAGTATGGGTCCATCCTACGTGAGTAGATCAAACCTTGAAGTCAGACTATCAGTCCAAGTGTACATTTTCCATCTATTATTTTATATACAAAACTGCAAAACTGCTGTGTTGCACTTGACGAACTTGTCAGTGACTTATAAGCTATATAAAACAAACGAATAGTGTGCAATAGGTTGTCTACATAAAATTTACAGGCTATAATTAAGCTATAAATGGGCAAGCATGTTAGATGGCTGGGAATCCAAGATGGCATTACCTACCTCTCACAGTGACGTAGTACGTGTGTCCACTCTGAAGCAGCAAATCACGAGCGACAACGTGATTGGTCAGACCAACATCCACAGACTGACGGACATCCATCACTCCCGGTGACGTTCCTGCAAAAACAGTTGTGACAGTAAGCCTATCAGTTTCAGAAGTCAGACTTCTATGACTGTAAATGTTGCCTGACATTTATACTGATGATAGCTACCCTTAACGTATTGTTAGTTATTTGAAAAGTCCCACCCTTCTAGCAGATAAATAAACCAACCACCTATTGACAAGATAGGGGTATGCTGAGGTCTGTTGTGGTTCAAGCTAACCTGTTTCTCCAAAACATGTGCTTACTCTAACCACATATCCTGTGTACTACTCCAAGGAGCTTTGACATAAGCTATGTGGTTATGCCCACATGCTTATTGCTCATACGCAAGTACAAATAGAGATCATTAAGGTACGTAACATCACTAAAAGAAATAGGAATACAGAACGTAGCTCATGAGACATACCTATAGCATACTCGTACTTGACGACCCCAGAGTGCTGGTGTCCGGTGTTTCCGTGAACTTCCACATCTCTGAACGACTCCCACACGATCGGCAACACCGTGGTGGAtgtctggagaaaaaaaaatgtaaaacgaATCTTGCAGCATCTACCTTACATTATAAACACTATGGTCTACATACATTTGGAATACCAGTCCTTAGTGCTTAACAGTCATTTACATTTAAATTCCCCACCAAAGATCGTCTGTGTCATGTAACAAGGAAGAAAGATGCATTAGTGAGTAATGATggttaaacaaataaaaagcTGGATGGACTATGCTCTAATGAGAAACTAGATGAATTAGATAATTAATGAATAAATTACTCAAAATGCAAATATGCTGATATGAATTGATTCATAGATGAATTAGATAATTAATGAATAAATTACTCAAAATgcaaatgattttttcttcaaaaaagaaatgaagGAGCAAAGAATGAAAGAGCAATTGAACTACAGACCTGGTAGTTCTGGTTTCCCCACCCAGCGTGCACTTCTCCAGGCACAGGCGGCTCCGTGTCCACCACCACTCCGTTGGAACACACGGAAACTTCCGGCGCGACCTGCTCGAACTTCTCGAACTCCAGCGTCGTTTCCTCGGCAAACACGCAGACGAAGTACCGCTGGCCATTCTGTAGGTCCAGTCCTCGCACGTTCACAAAATTGAGctggaagaaaaacatttttgttatgGATAGGAATCTAGTCCTTGCTAAGCAAATGGATTTGGAACCCTTAATATTTTATGATAGATAGCAACGTTAAGGAGTTGAAGTTTTGCTGTATCAAATTGTATTGTTGGTGAAGACATATTTTGGTTACAGTGCCTTCTTTGGCAAATTTAATGCTGTCCAAGAAAGATACATAGAACATTCAAGCTATgtcgtcgataaaggttagacatccaggtaataacatacgccaaaaagcagttactcaagcaacttgccAACTAGATATCTTGGAAACGGTCAACCATGCATTCAGGCTTTCTATCCTTTGACTTACCTTTTTTTGACCGCATCTTAGCGTCTCAGGTTCGTCACAGCAAGTATAATGCTGTCTGATtgagaaatgtaacgttaaataaacGTTTGAACCATGCTCTCTGTCTTTCTACCTTTTGCACTTCGTTTCCTTACCTTTGTTTGACCGCATCTCAGCGTCTCTGGTTCGTCACAGCGGAAGGAGTGATAGTTGATCCCGTTCTCGTGTCTGTGGTAGGACCAGCGCTCGATGGAATCCGAGGAGAGAACCTTCCAGTAGTAGTCCCCGTGTCTGAGGGAGGGCCAGGCCGCCGCCAGGGTGTCCCGGGAACGAGTGAAGTCCTCATCTGGGACTGTCCAGAAGTGGTTCGTGGATAATGAGATGCCACTGTAGGGAAAAGAAGGTTGAAATTTCGTACTTTCTATTTTACGAAGTGAAAACAACCCATGAGTTTCAATCGAGATACATGCAAAAATGCTAAAATTATTTAAAAGCATTTTCTGCTCCGAAAGAGGTACTAGTAGCTAGTCGGCCAAAATTGGCGTTGTCTTACATCTGGCTGAATGTGAAcacatgatttgaaaaaaaaaatgtcctgttCAAAATCTCTGGAAAGGGACAGACTTTTGAGGCCAAAAACAGATGCGTGGTTATTGTTCATATTCTATCGCAAACTTATAGGCCTCACCTATTTTCTTCCAATGTTGCGTTAAAATCAGGGACGGCGTCAAAGACGACAGGGTCCCGGATGTTGACAGACCCTGGATCGTTGCAGTCATGAATTTCTCGCGACGTCACGGAGTAAAGCCCCGCCTTGTTCTTACCGCGGAGAAGGAGCTTTATACAGGTGGTGAACTCCAGGGGGTTGGGGAGGGCGACAGTAGCTGATATctggaaatgaaatgaaatgtgggGCCATTATGCATATGTTGTGACAAAGGCCTGCACTCTTGTACCTAGTATGAACGTAGAAATTGGATATAACTTGCAATCTCTCGGGTCATATAATTTTCATGTCATGCAAGATGGCATCATAGCAACTGTTAATGATTCTCATATTTGTGTCCTTCATTGAAGCTCAGGTGTACACGGCATATTAGTACTTTGGCATGCTCAAATTAAGATACCCTTCAGTTATCTAAGCTTGAAAGTGACACTTAATGAAGTATGCAGTTGGTTGTTGGAAGatctctatcttcatgtctgGAAATTTTCATCCCACGAATCACGGTGAATTGCAAATAGACACCAACATTTCTGTGTCACATGAATATGTTCCACAAAAGATTTTCTCACATTTTGTCCTGATCTCCTCAAGTCGACGACAGGTTGCCATGGATACAAGATCGTTCCCAGGGCCGAGCTCTCCTTCCCAGTCACGGAGAGAGTCCACTCATAGCCACCCATGGCCATCGTCTGCAGTGCCTCATCCCCAGTCAGCTCTGTGGTGACAAACTCGTTCCACGAAAAGGTGAGTGACATGTTCCCATCATCATAGATTAAACTGTTGATTTCGGTCGGTACCGGTGGTTCTGCTGTTACCCAGAATCCATCGGACACCGTGGGGCGGAAGCAGCCATCTTGGTGGCAGAACTGCAGCGCGGAGCGGTAGAGCCCGCCTGGCGACAGATGCAGCTCTGTTGCCACGAGGAATCCGGTGTTTGGAGCATCTTGTATCGTTCGGACAGCTTCCCAAGTTGTGCTGGAAGAACAAATTCACATGATCATTATAAACATGTCGGCAACAACATTTAGGTACAACTACGTCAAGGGATGGGCAACGACTTCTACTATACAATACCGTGCCGTAGACACAATGTATAAAAACTTACTGCCACTAAAGCTTCATAAAAGGCAGAAACATTTTTGTCGTACAGCTACTGTTGTTAACGCATTGAAAAACGTATTGTGATGTCTCTTGAATCTGCCATCAACACGTATACCGCGAGAATAAAACCATTGCGAAATTTTAAGTTTAGAGTACACAATATGTGTGTTCCGTCTACAAGGTTTGTGTTTCAAGACAAATGAAGTTTTTAGCCTACCCTCCAACAGACTGCTCTCTCTCCAGTGTCCATCGAACGTACGAAACAAAGTCTTCCATTGATGCTGGGACGCTCCAGAAGCTGTGCACGGTTGTTGTGGACGCCTGGAAGTCAATATCGTCCGCACATGACGCGGGAAACGCCGCAGACGAGTGGTGCGTAAATAAGGACTCGTTGTACAaaactggaaagaaaaaaaattatttataaAATAGATTATGGATATTTGCTGTTCAGAAACTTTGACGTATTTGTGATGACTGGAGAATCCATCCCCTGAATAGTTTATAATAGGCTTAAAGTTACTAATAGATTTTTTGGCAGGATATAGAACCTGCTTGTCTTCAATGGGGATCTGGTTCCATTACGCTGGAAGGCTAATCTATACAAATCGATGGATTAGGGTTGATATACTAAGTCCGAGCAGAAGAAAATTTACACCGATAATCTAGAGCGTCAAACTTACTAGGAGAGTGACAGGATCCATCGGACACCGTGGCTCCAGCTAACTCCCCATCCTGAGGTAACACTGCCACACCGTCGGACGTGGCGTTCACTTCACCCGCCTCGGTTCGCGCCACCACGGTGACGTAATATCTCTACGTGGAGAGAAACAAGTCTTTGTTAATTCAAAACAAGTTTCACTACATTAAAGACAGTTAACTTTGCACCCAACATTGTATGTGGCTTTAAAATACCATCATGTCTTTTCCTATCGGTAACTGTACCTTTAACAAATGTAACGCATTTACTTAAAACTTTAGCTACAATGTTACAAAATGCTTCGGTTACAAAATCCAGAACAGAGATCTTCAAATATCTAGATTATCGAcgtatcattttatttttctgtaGTTTCATAAAGTATACTTAAACTTTCTCAATCCAACCAGTTAATGA
Protein-coding regions in this window:
- the LOC118431573 gene encoding uncharacterized protein LOC118431573 — its product is MANPPDIDHQTSQSEIRCRWFGFAHAYQDISYLTGVGSAPGLDDVVALEVMGSATSHVFAGLSLQHFQRYYVTVVARTEAGEVNATSDGVAVLPQDGELAGATVSDGSCHSPILYNESLFTHHSSAAFPASCADDIDFQASTTTVHSFWSVPASMEDFVSYVRWTLEREQSVGGTTWEAVRTIQDAPNTGFLVATELHLSPGGLYRSALQFCHQDGCFRPTVSDGFWVTAEPPVPTEINSLIYDDGNMSLTFSWNEFVTTELTGDEALQTMAMGGYEWTLSVTGKESSALGTILYPWQPVVDLRRSGQNISATVALPNPLEFTTCIKLLLRGKNKAGLYSVTSREIHDCNDPGSVNIRDPVVFDAVPDFNATLEENSGISLSTNHFWTVPDEDFTRSRDTLAAAWPSLRHGDYYWKVLSSDSIERWSYHRHENGINYHSFRCDEPETLRCGQTKLNFVNVRGLDLQNGQRYFVCVFAEETTLEFEKFEQVAPEVSVCSNGVVVDTEPPVPGEVHAGWGNQNYQTSTTVLPIVWESFRDVEVHGNTGHQHSGVVKYEYAIGTSPGVMDVRQSVDVGLTNHVVARDLLLQSGHTYYVTVRATDHVGLQATATSPGLTIDTTPPSVTNTRIDVGGRYLMSTDVVSVNWDGLFFDLESGVRDYAWCIGSQPGHDDVMSYDDVGPEEQASSDPSTSLGLLEGHTYFVTVKATNRAGLAATASSWGFVVEASPPLTGFVNDGGQQDIDYQCGFVVEASPPLPGFVRDGRQQDIDYQHNLSTISATWGGFREPHTDIAEYSWMVGTCSGCDDVMEEQHVGLITDVSATDLNLQPGVKYIVTVTACNTADLCTTVSSDGVVPDTSPPLAGLVLDGNSDGDIQYQASRTTIRAHCFNFHDPHTGLSHYEWRVGTSAGAEDILPSTGLHLSEQAFASGLDPPLPLGVPLFVTIRAYNKAGLWVERSSNGFTVDNTAPSSVTNPIVDSTLGSLVPNTQVWRDTLQATWDFADQESPLLYHVISLYTHHQSDLVTEPVRLPGDADGHAFSNLTLHDGDTYYVKVTACNAAMLCTTRESLGHMVDSSPPTVGTFAVATDHVTALGRDVDGHMTYWQTIGSTGPHLRLAWLGFADPHSGIDHYLVTVGTFYSGTDLTQDGTVRVNHTGSFESSGEGRVQLGTVPVSRDLVPGERVYISLWAVNTVGLNGDVAHATFETVPSNPTSGVLDLVRRCEAQSCQGHCTCAPSNQKCQPLSAACNEVTGNSQYTSVEVLDTLDLRTSAPPGQDVNFTRSSTSLAAMWSAEQDSRIPVQRYEWSAGLAGEVAGSHVFDTSTDRIWHDVGSRTSAVLTLRREGTYASLEPRVTYVWYVRAWYSQNDFAIFTSDGVKSLPLPPQVSGSRKVKDLENISTNKDKDFTTSQTMIAVSWNSVFPDPFEEISNYQVALGTSPGGMSFIGYVTA